TCAATCAATATTGCGTATTTAGATTAAACATAGAGTGTAGTGGATAATACGTTCCATTAACTTTTACTACCTTCAATCTATTTTTAACTAATACATAGGCTACTTACAAATAATATTAAAATTTACTCAGCGATGCAGAGGTAAGGTTTTGCATACCTATTTCTTCAAGCTTTGTGAGAAATTCGGGTTAAGAAGTACAAGCCTCAAAGAAAGTGCAACTACGAATTACTCTCTTATCAATTAGGAATTGCTTTGACTAAAAAGTTACTAGGTGAATGCGATAGCCATTCGCTGTCTTCGTCTCCCTTGGAGAAGGCTTAAGATTCGCTTATCGCTAAAGTGCGGGTGAAAAGCACCATCGCAATTATGTGGATCTTTAACCATCCCGCTTTTCGCTTGCTATGAAAGCGATAGCCTTTATGTTTAAGCGGCAGCTTATCGCTTTGCGAAGAAGATCACGGCAAAGGTCAGCCATCGTACAGCTTTATAAGATTCTAGAAAATTTAGAGAACTTATTTTGATTTAAAAAATCTTTTTAGGGAAAGATAACTTGTCCGTTTGCGATTAGAAGCATATGGTGTCCGTAACGGACAAGTTATCCTTCCAATGACAATACTTAAAATTTCCTGCTACTCAACCCTCACCCCTTTGATGCAGAGTATGTCTAATACTCTGTTATAATTTATCTAAGTAGTGTTTGATAGGCGATCGGATCTAGCCAAATCTAAAAAATTTATATACTTCTAACTAAACTATTTAAAGCTGTCTTTGCTACTAACTCTGCTCTAGCAGACGTTATTTTCTGATAGCGTAAGGTAGTTTGGATATTTTCATGTCCCATCAGCGCCCTTAGCTCTTCAATCGCCATCAGCCCAACCCGTTCGGTAGCAAAAGTATGACGCAGGTCATGTAGCCGAGTTTCTTTGAGTTCTTCATGTTGATCTACTACTTTCCTCCAGTCTGCATTCACTGTTCTGTACGAAACTGGGGTTACAACTTTAGTCGTCGGGTGCTGAGCAGTGAATAATGCTGTACTGTTTTTATGACGATAATATTTAATATAGTCTTGCAAAGCATTCTCTGCATCTTCACTATAAAAACACCAGCGTTGTTTGTTGCCTTTACCTACGACTTGAAACTTGCGCTGCTCAAAATTTAGTTCTGATAGCTGTAGAGATAGTAATTCTCCAATTCTGGCTCCAGTTCGATGTAGTAAGTAGACTATCGCCTCTAACCTTGCATTCGACTTCTTCACGCCTGCATACAAGACATCCAAGCCATCTGGTGTGAAATAACGTATAATTTCGTCTGTTTTATGCTCTCCTCGCGCACGTTCTGGTTTCCTCTGGCTTAATCGGCTAACAGGATTTGATTGGATATAACTTTCCTCAACAGCAAAATTAAAGAGGGCGCTGATTATTGCCTGGTGACGATTATGTGTTGTATATCTTAATTTGCCTAAACTTTCTAAGTAGTCTTTTATCAGTTGACGGTCTACTAGTTCTATAGGCAGCCTGCCATGTGCTTTGAGCAAAGAGAGTAGTGTTTGCTCGTAAGATTTGAGTGTACTTGTGGCTAATCCTTGCCGGGAAAGAAAAGCTGTAGTAACTTGTGCTAATGTAGTTGTCAAGTTTCACCCCTAAATTTGAATAGAAGCAGTAAAATTCATCTCAAATACGCACTTAAATAAAATAATTAGTTATATATTTTAATACACATTAAAAGTATGGACAACACCCCCCAAGCCCAAGAAACGCTGGCAGAATACGTTAAAAGAATACGCACAAGCCTTTCGTTAAGTCAAAATGATTTAGCGCTCAAAGCTGGTATTCACCTCCAGAGTATAGGTAAGATTGAACGAGGAATGACTACCAAGCTCAATAGCAAAAGTCAGCGTGGGTTAGCGGTTGCATTGCAGATTCCACCTGAGTACCTCGATGCTGTTGTCCGTGGTGTTGCTATAGCCACGTCAGATGTTCTGAAATTTTGCCCCCACTGTTGGCAAGCTGGTACTCCGCCAGAAGACATCTGGTTGCTGTCGCGCTCTAAGTTTTGTTTTCTGTGCGGTACGGGATTACGTAACAGTTG
This portion of the Nostoc sp. UHCC 0302 genome encodes:
- a CDS encoding tyrosine-type recombinase/integrase — protein: MTTTLAQVTTAFLSRQGLATSTLKSYEQTLLSLLKAHGRLPIELVDRQLIKDYLESLGKLRYTTHNRHQAIISALFNFAVEESYIQSNPVSRLSQRKPERARGEHKTDEIIRYFTPDGLDVLYAGVKKSNARLEAIVYLLHRTGARIGELLSLQLSELNFEQRKFQVVGKGNKQRWCFYSEDAENALQDYIKYYRHKNSTALFTAQHPTTKVVTPVSYRTVNADWRKVVDQHEELKETRLHDLRHTFATERVGLMAIEELRALMGHENIQTTLRYQKITSARAELVAKTALNSLVRSI
- a CDS encoding zinc ribbon domain-containing protein translates to MDNTPQAQETLAEYVKRIRTSLSLSQNDLALKAGIHLQSIGKIERGMTTKLNSKSQRGLAVALQIPPEYLDAVVRGVAIATSDVLKFCPHCWQAGTPPEDIWLLSRSKFCFLCGTGLRNSCAQCNEPITSLKFRFCPYCGFPYKESKDSKTNVFH